One genomic region from Evansella sp. LMS18 encodes:
- a CDS encoding VanW family protein translates to MKYFSLFIFAALLQLNTGDDSIILTHEGNTLATVAHTALTSDLLGGPHVDENKFEEFLVKLDSQVYKEPVNAKIDQNGRIIGGKTGYKLDKQAFSETFLTYLYRGEGGKIEVPKLVIHPKVDSELLANLHVRQLSAYVTYFNVKNEERSQNIALAAEALDSHVVFPGEVFSFNETVGERTVEKGYLPAPVIVKGELYEGVGGGICQVSSTLFNAVDKAGVQILQRYSHSRRVSYVPPGRDAAVSWYGPDFTFRNIHNQPVLIRASVTGNTLLIRIFSSDVINYERREVPSAPKLYE, encoded by the coding sequence ATGAAATATTTCAGTTTATTTATCTTTGCTGCGTTATTACAATTAAATACCGGGGATGACAGTATTATTCTTACTCATGAAGGAAATACTCTCGCGACAGTAGCTCATACTGCGTTAACCTCCGACCTTCTAGGGGGACCGCATGTTGATGAAAATAAATTTGAGGAGTTTCTCGTTAAGCTTGATTCACAGGTTTATAAAGAACCGGTGAATGCTAAAATTGATCAAAACGGCCGGATAATCGGGGGAAAAACCGGATATAAACTGGATAAACAAGCTTTTTCAGAAACATTTTTAACTTATTTATACCGGGGTGAGGGGGGAAAAATAGAAGTGCCGAAGCTTGTTATCCACCCAAAAGTAGATAGTGAGCTCCTGGCTAATTTACATGTACGGCAGCTGAGTGCTTATGTGACATACTTTAATGTTAAGAATGAGGAGCGTTCACAGAATATAGCACTGGCTGCAGAAGCGCTTGACAGCCATGTTGTCTTTCCAGGAGAGGTATTTTCTTTTAACGAAACGGTCGGGGAAAGAACAGTTGAAAAGGGCTATCTTCCTGCCCCTGTCATTGTAAAAGGTGAACTGTATGAAGGAGTGGGAGGAGGGATCTGTCAGGTTTCTTCTACTTTATTTAATGCTGTAGACAAGGCTGGGGTACAGATTCTTCAGCGTTATTCCCACAGCCGCCGTGTCTCCTATGTACCTCCGGGAAGGGATGCTGCAGTCAGCTGGTACGGGCCTGATTTCACTTTCAGGAATATACATAACCAGCCTGTCCTAATCAGGGCTTCTGTAACAGGAAACACTCTGCTCATCCGAATTTTCTCCTCTGATGTTATAAACTATGAGCGAAGAGAAGTACCTTCTGCCCCAAAACTTTATGAGTGA
- the namA gene encoding NADPH dehydrogenase NamA, with amino-acid sequence MNAKLFSPYEVKGVTIKNRIVMSPMCMYSSFSKDGKISDWHYPHYISRAVGQAGLIMIEATAVTEQGVISDQDLGIWSDEHIEGLKKLTAGMKQYGSKTAIQLAHAGRKSMYDGDIVAPSAIAFDEKSKEPKEMTVEEINETVEAFKEGARRSKEAGFDIIEIHGAHGYLINQFLSPITNKREDDYGGSRDKRFRLLKEVIEAVKTEWDGPLFTRISADEYHEDGNKMEDFVYFSKEMKKLGVDLIDCSSGAVVRARISPYPGYQVRYAETIRKEAGIATGAVGMITSGIQAEEILRNERADLIFIGRPLLRDPYWPRTAAGELGVELDPPYQYSRGW; translated from the coding sequence ATGAATGCAAAGTTGTTCTCTCCATATGAAGTAAAAGGCGTTACGATAAAAAATCGTATCGTTATGTCGCCAATGTGTATGTATTCATCATTCAGCAAGGACGGGAAAATCAGTGACTGGCACTACCCTCACTACATAAGCAGAGCTGTCGGCCAGGCTGGGTTGATAATGATAGAAGCCACCGCAGTAACAGAGCAGGGAGTTATTTCTGACCAGGATCTTGGTATATGGTCGGACGAACATATTGAGGGGCTAAAGAAACTCACCGCAGGTATGAAACAATATGGCTCGAAAACAGCGATTCAGCTTGCTCATGCTGGACGAAAATCCATGTATGACGGTGATATTGTTGCCCCTTCTGCAATTGCTTTCGATGAAAAGAGCAAAGAGCCGAAGGAGATGACTGTGGAAGAGATAAACGAAACGGTGGAAGCATTTAAAGAAGGAGCACGCCGTTCAAAGGAAGCTGGCTTCGATATAATTGAAATCCACGGAGCTCACGGGTATTTAATCAACCAGTTCCTCTCCCCGATTACAAATAAGCGCGAAGATGATTATGGGGGAAGCAGGGATAAGCGTTTCCGCTTACTGAAAGAAGTAATTGAAGCGGTCAAAACAGAATGGGACGGCCCTCTGTTCACAAGGATTTCAGCAGATGAATACCACGAAGATGGTAATAAAATGGAGGACTTCGTTTATTTCTCAAAAGAGATGAAGAAACTAGGCGTTGATCTTATTGACTGCAGTTCCGGAGCTGTGGTACGAGCGCGTATTTCACCTTATCCTGGCTACCAGGTACGCTATGCAGAGACAATCAGGAAAGAAGCAGGAATTGCTACAGGAGCAGTTGGGATGATTACTTCAGGTATCCAGGCCGAAGAAATACTTCGAAATGAACGGGCTGATCTGATTTTTATCGGAAGGCCTCTCCTGAGGGATCCATACTGGCCAAGGACGGCTGCTGGTGAGCTTGGAGTGGAGCTGGATCCTCCATATCAGTACAGCCGTGGCTGGTAG
- the cbpB gene encoding cyclic-di-AMP-binding protein CbpB — MQKLEDWNILDNKITPFMIPAEKVAHVHPDNTLEHALLVLIKSGYTAIPVLDTSFKLHGLISKAQILDSILGLERIEPERLQNTKVAGVMTSSLACINDSDSFERALSYSINHPFVCVENSDGEFMGIITRSKLLAYLNGYLHESRKKT; from the coding sequence ATGCAAAAACTTGAAGATTGGAATATTCTTGATAACAAGATCACACCCTTTATGATTCCTGCAGAAAAAGTTGCTCATGTACACCCGGACAATACACTGGAACACGCTCTGTTAGTGCTGATAAAATCTGGTTATACAGCAATTCCTGTACTTGATACTTCCTTTAAACTGCATGGTTTAATAAGCAAAGCGCAGATTCTCGACTCTATTCTGGGGCTTGAGCGTATAGAACCTGAACGGCTTCAGAATACAAAAGTTGCCGGAGTAATGACTTCTTCCCTTGCATGCATAAACGATTCAGATTCATTTGAAAGAGCATTATCCTATTCCATCAACCATCCATTTGTGTGTGTGGAGAATTCAGACGGCGAATTCATGGGAATTATTACCCGAAGCAAACTGCTCGCTTATCTGAATGGCTATTTGCATGAATCGAGAAAAAAAACATAG
- a CDS encoding M20/M25/M40 family metallo-hydrolase, producing the protein MKWQSKEGLKALTISLCEYASVTGSQEEIGIMEFVDYELRTLTYFSENSSHLQTHYTDDGRKFVTALVKSKKPAAETIILMGHLDVVDVEDYGEWKNLAFRPKELTVQMLEQRESLPDFVQKDLEKDEWLFGRGVMDMKAGIALCMSMVEAAAAGEFDGNIMLLAVPDEEVNSAGMRAAVPVLQELAREHNLNYKVVWNTEPMFTKYPGDTQRYLYQGSLGKILPGFYCYGEEAHVAEPFSGLNGNFMASHITSLMELNPMFTEKVEDEKTPPPANLIQKDLKEVYSTQIPHAAVTVFNLMTMGKPLKEVTTALLDIAGTAAENIIRDYNEREKEFAETLDYIPRKRNINIYTYDQLWDLAVSKVGEEEAERMLSYLQAEVQGDDRELSYRIVHEMASVCKDKAPMIVLFYAPPYYPPVSSKGDKTIDTLSSELIKIAKDESDIDLEMVNYFPGLSDLSYTSLPGGAEALTPLLKNMPLWEVTYDLPLAEMEQLDMSMINFGPDGRDPHSWLERLNVTYSFEKLPPVMKKGIKLLFEDADEEGTY; encoded by the coding sequence ATGAAATGGCAATCGAAAGAAGGTCTGAAAGCGCTGACAATTTCACTTTGTGAATATGCAAGTGTCACCGGCTCGCAGGAAGAAATTGGGATAATGGAGTTTGTGGATTATGAACTCAGGACGCTTACATATTTTTCTGAAAACAGCAGTCATCTGCAGACCCACTATACAGACGACGGGAGAAAGTTTGTTACCGCTCTTGTTAAATCGAAAAAGCCTGCAGCAGAAACAATCATATTAATGGGCCATCTGGATGTAGTGGATGTGGAAGACTATGGAGAGTGGAAAAACCTCGCTTTTCGTCCAAAAGAACTGACTGTACAAATGCTTGAACAGCGGGAAAGCCTTCCTGATTTTGTACAGAAGGATCTGGAGAAGGATGAATGGCTTTTCGGCCGGGGTGTAATGGATATGAAAGCTGGAATTGCACTTTGTATGTCAATGGTTGAAGCGGCAGCAGCAGGGGAGTTCGATGGTAATATAATGTTGCTTGCAGTACCCGATGAAGAAGTAAACTCTGCAGGGATGAGGGCTGCTGTCCCAGTCCTTCAGGAACTGGCCAGGGAGCATAACCTTAACTACAAAGTCGTCTGGAACACAGAACCTATGTTTACAAAGTATCCAGGAGATACGCAGAGATACTTATACCAGGGCTCTCTTGGCAAAATACTTCCAGGTTTTTATTGTTATGGGGAGGAAGCACATGTGGCAGAACCTTTTTCCGGATTGAACGGGAATTTTATGGCTTCACACATTACCAGCCTGATGGAACTTAATCCCATGTTTACAGAAAAGGTGGAGGACGAGAAAACACCGCCGCCAGCGAATTTGATACAGAAGGACTTAAAAGAAGTATATTCCACCCAGATCCCTCACGCTGCTGTGACCGTGTTTAATTTAATGACCATGGGAAAGCCACTTAAAGAAGTTACAACGGCCCTGCTGGATATTGCAGGAACAGCGGCTGAAAATATAATCAGAGATTATAATGAACGGGAAAAAGAGTTTGCGGAGACGCTGGATTATATTCCACGGAAACGTAATATAAACATATACACATACGACCAACTATGGGATCTTGCTGTTTCCAAAGTGGGGGAAGAAGAGGCAGAGCGTATGCTTTCATATCTCCAGGCTGAAGTTCAGGGGGATGACAGGGAATTATCATACAGGATAGTTCATGAAATGGCATCTGTATGCAAGGATAAGGCGCCAATGATTGTATTATTTTATGCTCCGCCATATTATCCTCCTGTTTCCTCCAAAGGGGATAAAACTATAGATACATTAAGCAGCGAGTTGATAAAAATTGCAAAAGATGAATCGGATATTGATCTTGAAATGGTAAACTACTTTCCAGGTCTGTCCGATTTAAGTTATACCTCTCTTCCAGGAGGGGCGGAGGCGCTAACACCGCTGCTTAAAAATATGCCGCTTTGGGAAGTGACCTACGACTTGCCTCTCGCTGAGATGGAGCAGCTCGATATGTCCATGATTAATTTCGGTCCGGATGGCCGGGACCCGCACAGCTGGCTGGAAAGGCTGAATGTTACCTATTCCTTTGAAAAACTTCCGCCAGTCATGAAGAAAGGTATTAAGCTTTTATTCGAAGATGCGGATGAAGAAGGGACTTACTAG
- a CDS encoding GNAT family N-acetyltransferase — MNNTARTFERLVMNITAKDGSNVILRPVREEDASDIITAADDVIRGGRFIQKERARTLEEEQAFIREMAEKDNMYAGVVIDNKVKGIARLVRGELKMKRHTALFRTWLGKEAQGKGLGNAVMEYTLHWGKIHGLHKINLTVFASNKVAVKLYEKHGFITEGVQKEQAFINGEYDDEVFMAYFYNNLADKH; from the coding sequence ATGAATAATACAGCCCGGACTTTCGAACGTCTCGTCATGAATATTACTGCCAAAGACGGGAGCAATGTTATTCTCCGCCCTGTCAGGGAGGAAGATGCAAGTGACATAATTACAGCTGCCGATGATGTAATTCGCGGAGGGCGCTTCATTCAGAAAGAAAGGGCAAGGACACTGGAGGAAGAACAAGCTTTCATCAGGGAAATGGCTGAAAAAGATAATATGTATGCTGGTGTGGTAATAGATAACAAGGTCAAAGGAATCGCAAGGCTTGTCCGGGGGGAACTGAAAATGAAACGCCATACTGCATTGTTCCGGACATGGCTGGGCAAAGAGGCACAGGGAAAAGGCCTGGGAAATGCAGTAATGGAGTATACGCTCCACTGGGGGAAAATTCACGGCCTTCACAAAATTAATCTGACTGTATTCGCGTCCAATAAGGTTGCGGTGAAATTATATGAAAAACACGGCTTTATTACGGAAGGTGTTCAAAAGGAACAGGCGTTCATAAACGGGGAGTATGACGATGAGGTCTTCATGGCTTATTTTTATAATAACCTCGCCGACAAGCATTAA
- a CDS encoding divergent polysaccharide deacetylase family protein, with translation MSKVTVGKRMTNYFLLIILAAIITSAAGNVSASGTHTEEEVPKAAIIIDDFGGDTGGVIDFFESGIPITAAIMPFLDESTEQAEKANKSGFEVIVHLPMEPKRGKKSWLGPMPITTDLSTKEVKERVRKAIEDVPHARGLNNHMGSKIVGNERIMRAILEVAKEQNLYFIDSGTSGDSVIPKLAEEMEVPYAVRDSFLDDSYSSRDHVFRQMVNVCRLAKDQGQAIAIGHVGVKGKDTFAGITDALPYFKKEKVIIVPASHLIKNEIEEKPDTFWQKKARDENE, from the coding sequence GTGTCTAAAGTGACAGTTGGCAAAAGAATGACAAATTATTTCCTGCTGATTATATTGGCGGCCATTATTACATCCGCTGCAGGAAATGTATCAGCCTCAGGAACGCATACAGAGGAGGAAGTGCCTAAGGCAGCAATCATAATAGATGACTTTGGCGGTGATACAGGCGGCGTCATTGACTTTTTTGAATCCGGAATCCCTATTACCGCAGCAATCATGCCTTTCCTTGATGAGTCCACTGAACAAGCCGAAAAAGCAAACAAGTCAGGGTTTGAAGTGATAGTACATTTACCGATGGAGCCGAAACGGGGGAAGAAGTCCTGGCTGGGACCGATGCCGATCACAACTGATCTTTCAACAAAAGAGGTTAAAGAAAGAGTCAGAAAAGCTATCGAAGATGTCCCTCATGCTCGTGGGCTGAATAACCATATGGGCTCTAAAATCGTGGGCAATGAGAGGATTATGCGGGCTATCCTTGAGGTTGCCAAAGAGCAGAACCTTTATTTTATCGACAGTGGTACAAGCGGGGACTCAGTCATCCCGAAACTTGCGGAAGAAATGGAAGTGCCATATGCAGTAAGGGATTCATTCCTGGATGACAGTTATTCTTCCCGTGATCACGTGTTCAGACAAATGGTGAATGTCTGCCGGCTTGCAAAAGACCAGGGACAGGCAATCGCCATCGGCCATGTTGGTGTGAAAGGAAAAGATACGTTCGCGGGAATTACTGATGCTCTGCCATACTTTAAGAAAGAGAAAGTTATCATTGTGCCTGCCTCTCACCTTATTAAAAATGAAATTGAAGAAAAGCCTGATACTTTCTGGCAGAAAAAAGCGAGGGATGAAAATGAATAA
- a CDS encoding MerR family transcriptional regulator — MSYKEKKVISIGVISELTGLSERQIRYYEERKLIFPDRSKGGTRKYSFMDVEKLVEIANKIEDGMQTFEIRREEKRKANVRDKMLRGQLNAAFKMRK; from the coding sequence TTGTCTTATAAAGAAAAAAAAGTTATCAGCATTGGAGTAATCAGTGAATTAACAGGTCTTTCAGAAAGGCAAATCCGTTATTATGAGGAAAGGAAGCTGATTTTTCCTGACCGCAGTAAAGGAGGTACAAGAAAGTATTCCTTCATGGATGTAGAAAAACTGGTGGAGATCGCAAACAAAATAGAAGACGGTATGCAGACCTTTGAAATCCGCCGGGAAGAAAAAAGGAAAGCAAATGTTCGTGATAAAATGCTTCGGGGCCAGTTAAACGCAGCCTTCAAAATGAGAAAATAA
- a CDS encoding ion transporter — protein sequence MSYTQTGPPWKKQLYEMVEHRYFTRVIISLIFFNAVIVGLETSPAIYEEYKTLFFRLDMVLLWIFTVEIIMRLLAAPSYKHFFTSSWNWFDLIIVSASHIFVGAHFITVLRILRVLRVFRAVSVIPSLRRLVDALLMTIPALGNIILLMSIIFYIFAVTGTMLFREVAPEYFGTLGLSLLTLFQVVTLESWASGVMWPIYNEMPWSWIYFVSFVLVGTFVIFNLFIGVIVNNVEKVETSGEEVKDTHKEVTELREEVRELKQLLEKQLKREN from the coding sequence ATGTCATACACACAAACAGGGCCACCGTGGAAAAAGCAGCTTTACGAGATGGTCGAACACCGTTATTTTACACGAGTAATTATCAGCTTAATCTTTTTCAATGCAGTCATCGTAGGGCTTGAAACCTCCCCTGCTATATATGAAGAATATAAAACCCTCTTTTTCAGGCTGGATATGGTGCTGCTCTGGATCTTCACTGTGGAAATCATTATGCGGCTTCTCGCTGCTCCGAGCTATAAACATTTCTTCACAAGCAGCTGGAACTGGTTTGATCTGATCATCGTGTCAGCAAGCCATATATTCGTAGGCGCTCACTTTATTACTGTCCTCCGGATATTAAGGGTGTTGCGTGTTTTCCGCGCAGTATCGGTTATTCCATCTTTAAGGCGTCTCGTTGATGCCTTGCTGATGACAATACCTGCTTTAGGGAATATCATCCTGCTTATGAGCATTATCTTCTATATCTTCGCCGTAACAGGCACTATGCTTTTCCGGGAAGTGGCTCCGGAATATTTTGGCACGCTCGGGCTTTCACTCCTCACACTTTTCCAGGTGGTAACTCTGGAATCATGGGCGAGCGGCGTCATGTGGCCGATTTATAATGAAATGCCCTGGTCGTGGATATACTTTGTCTCTTTTGTGCTTGTAGGAACGTTTGTCATCTTCAACCTCTTTATCGGGGTTATCGTAAATAACGTAGAAAAAGTTGAAACATCAGGGGAAGAAGTAAAGGATACACACAAGGAAGTAACTGAGCTTAGGGAAGAAGTGCGGGAATTGAAACAGCTCCTCGAGAAACAGCTGAAACGGGAAAACTGA
- a CDS encoding NAD(P)/FAD-dependent oxidoreductase, with protein sequence MKKSHYDAVIVGGGLAGLSAAAYLAHSGKKVAVIERGKLGGRAMTIKLKGFQFNFGAHAIYGRDQSYLTKIEQELGLKLYWSDFTQLKAKYDLGDEVSVVPTNIGGLLQTKLLRGMDKFRFAYHIMFTMLGFEKGDPDVSIKEWLDGKKVSPAVKEMMLNLASTNFFTGEPERIPSDVFFGYYRRLFKTNIPVSYIQGGWRSLIEEFIEIIENNGGEIITKTRATGVTTEKDKVTEVRTKKTIYTADDFVFAIPPEELKELFSETELEKELEDYTDYEPTYVMFYDVGLKKRIDSQYTYIFDKDRQIFITDISYYDMEAAPPGGQLLQAVAYLKKEEVNNPDAYKDIKDKIEEFYDKHFEGWRKQLIVPRVSKTAVVQAIKWTMKQRGLPTSFPQYSNAHFAGDWCQGSGQLSELSFSSAYTSCQRILKKETSRQVG encoded by the coding sequence ATGAAGAAAAGCCATTACGACGCAGTTATCGTCGGAGGGGGCTTAGCTGGATTATCAGCAGCTGCTTATCTTGCCCACAGCGGAAAAAAAGTAGCTGTCATCGAAAGAGGAAAACTTGGCGGCCGAGCCATGACTATAAAACTAAAAGGCTTTCAGTTTAACTTTGGTGCTCACGCGATTTATGGACGGGACCAGTCTTATTTGACAAAAATCGAACAGGAACTGGGATTAAAGCTGTACTGGTCTGATTTTACCCAGTTGAAAGCGAAATACGACCTTGGAGATGAAGTGTCTGTAGTGCCTACCAATATAGGAGGCCTTCTCCAGACAAAACTATTAAGGGGAATGGATAAATTCCGCTTCGCCTACCATATTATGTTTACGATGCTCGGTTTTGAAAAGGGTGACCCTGATGTATCTATAAAAGAATGGCTGGACGGGAAAAAGGTAAGCCCTGCTGTAAAAGAAATGATGCTTAACCTTGCATCGACAAACTTCTTTACCGGGGAACCGGAACGAATTCCTTCAGATGTATTCTTCGGCTATTACCGAAGGCTTTTTAAAACGAATATACCGGTCAGCTATATTCAGGGTGGCTGGAGAAGCCTGATTGAAGAATTCATAGAAATTATTGAGAATAATGGCGGAGAAATCATTACGAAGACAAGGGCAACCGGCGTGACCACGGAAAAAGATAAAGTGACCGAAGTGCGCACTAAAAAAACCATCTATACTGCGGACGACTTTGTTTTCGCCATCCCTCCCGAGGAACTGAAAGAGCTGTTTTCAGAAACAGAGCTTGAAAAAGAGCTGGAAGATTATACAGATTACGAACCGACTTACGTTATGTTCTATGATGTAGGGTTAAAGAAACGTATCGACTCGCAATATACCTATATTTTCGATAAAGACCGGCAGATTTTCATCACCGATATTTCTTATTATGATATGGAGGCTGCACCTCCGGGAGGACAGCTGCTTCAGGCGGTTGCCTATCTGAAAAAAGAGGAAGTAAACAATCCGGACGCATATAAGGATATTAAAGACAAAATTGAAGAATTTTACGATAAGCACTTTGAAGGCTGGCGGAAACAGCTGATTGTTCCCCGGGTATCAAAAACTGCTGTTGTGCAGGCAATAAAATGGACGATGAAGCAGCGGGGACTTCCAACATCGTTCCCTCAGTATTCAAACGCACATTTTGCAGGAGACTGGTGCCAGGGGTCCGGCCAGCTTTCAGAACTCTCCTTCTCCAGCGCATATACTTCATGTCAGCGAATACTAAAAAAAGAGACCAGCAGACAAGTGGGCTGA
- a CDS encoding SDR family oxidoreductase, producing the protein MRSDWNDLTVVITGASRGIGQYAAFEVAKRGGTPVLLARSGEKLQTVSEAIKKDTGVTPFTFTLDVTDEQEVDRVFKEIADEAGPVDSLINNAGFGLFETVEEATLDNFRAMFEVNLYGAISCTKAVLPQMRKRGSGHIIFIASLAGKLATPKSSGYSATKHALLGFANSLRMELDQSSIHISVVNPGPVRTDFFHTADSTGEYRKNVEKFMLDPEKVAVRLVNLIEKPKREVNLPFWMGLGAKLYQLFPRLTEAVAGSQFKKK; encoded by the coding sequence ATGAGGAGTGATTGGAACGATTTAACTGTAGTTATTACAGGGGCTTCCCGGGGCATCGGGCAGTATGCTGCTTTTGAAGTTGCGAAAAGAGGGGGAACCCCGGTGCTCCTTGCCCGCTCCGGAGAAAAACTGCAGACTGTTTCTGAAGCCATTAAAAAGGATACGGGAGTTACACCATTTACTTTTACACTTGATGTTACGGATGAACAGGAAGTTGATAGAGTCTTCAAAGAGATTGCTGACGAAGCCGGGCCTGTGGATTCTCTCATTAATAACGCTGGTTTCGGGCTCTTTGAAACTGTGGAGGAAGCCACCCTGGATAACTTCAGAGCAATGTTTGAGGTTAATTTATACGGGGCAATTTCCTGTACAAAAGCGGTTCTCCCTCAAATGAGGAAGAGGGGGAGCGGACATATTATTTTCATTGCTTCACTTGCGGGAAAACTTGCAACCCCAAAATCTTCCGGGTACTCGGCTACTAAGCATGCTTTACTCGGCTTTGCGAACAGTCTGCGTATGGAACTGGACCAGAGCAGCATTCATATTAGTGTTGTCAATCCAGGACCGGTAAGGACGGACTTCTTTCACACAGCTGACAGTACAGGTGAATACCGCAAAAACGTGGAAAAATTTATGCTTGATCCGGAAAAAGTCGCAGTTCGTCTTGTCAATTTAATTGAAAAGCCTAAAAGGGAAGTTAATCTTCCCTTCTGGATGGGGCTCGGCGCTAAGCTTTATCAGTTGTTTCCCAGACTTACGGAAGCTGTTGCCGGCAGCCAGTTTAAGAAAAAGTAA